A portion of the Haemorhous mexicanus isolate bHaeMex1 chromosome 3, bHaeMex1.pri, whole genome shotgun sequence genome contains these proteins:
- the CAD gene encoding CAD protein isoform X5, whose protein sequence is MARLVLQDGSVLPGRPFGAVGAAAAGEVVFQTGMVGYPEALTDPSYKAQILVLTYPLVGNYGVPRDEPDAFGLSRWFESSKIHVAALVVGECSETPSHWSASQSLDQWLKEQSIPGLEGVDTRALTKKIREKGTLLGKLVPDGTPEGSLSFEDPNVRHLVQEVSLKAPRVFNPGGSLRVTALDCGLKNNQIRCLCKRGATVTVVPWDHPLDPADFDGLFISNGPGDPQLCQETVSSLRQLLDAPQPKPIFGICLGHQLLALALGASTYKMKYGNRGHNQPCVHEDTRRCFITAQNHGFAVRAGSLPPAWLPLFTNANDASNEGLVHQNKPFFSVQFHPEHCAGPTDLEGLFDVFVEAARDLRDGQGSARTVRERLQEWLTYTKAPAGDLEAARPRKVLILGSGGLSIGQAGEFDYSGSQAIKALKEENIQTVLINPNIATVQTSKGLADKVYFLPITPEYVTQVIRNERPDGVLLTFGGQTALNCGVELTKAGVLERYRVRVLGTPVASIEMTEDRKVFVEKMEEIGEHVAPSEAAASLEQAQAAAERLGYPVLVRSAYALGGLGSGFANNREELVALVSQAFTHTSQVLVDKSLKGWKEIEYEVVRDAYNNCITVCNMENLDPLGIHTGESIVVAPSQTLNDTEYFMLRRTAIKVVQHLGIVGECNIQFALNPESEQYYIIEVNARLSRSSALASKATGYPLAYVAAKLALGIPLPLLRNSVTNSTTASFEPSLDYCVVKIPRWDLSKFLRVSTKIGSSMKSVGEVMAIGRNFEEAFQKALRMVDENCVGFDHTVKPVSDMELETPTDKRIFVLAAALRAGYSIERLYELTKIDRWFLHKMKNITDHAVLLESYRGQQGTMPPAVLQRAKQLGFSDKQVALAVLSTELAVRKMRRDLKILPVVKQIDTVAAEWPAQTNYLYLTYNGSEHDLAFREPHVMVIGSGVYRIGSSVEFDWCAVGCIQELRKMGFKTIMVNYNPETVSTDYDMCDRLYFDEISFEVVMDIYELENPEGVILSMGGQLPNNIAMALHRQQCRILGTSPEAIDSAENRFKFSRLLDSIGISQPLWKELSNMESAKHFCCKVGYPCVVRPSYVLSGAAMNVAYSDSDLEKFLSNAVAVSKEQPVVISKFIQEAKEIDVDAVACDGVVVAIAISEHVENAGVHSGDATLVTPPQDITPKTLERIKAIVHAIGQELQVTGPFNLQLIAKDDQLKVIECNVRVSRSFPFVSKTLGVDLVALASQVIMGEDVEPVGLMTGTGIVGVKVPQFSFSRLAGADVVLGVEMTSTGEVACFGENRCEAYLKAMLSTGFKIPKKNILLTIGSYKNKSELLPTVRTLESLGYNLYASLGTADFYTEHGIKVKAVDWHFEEADSSEAGARESQRSILDYLAENHFEMVINLSMRNSGGRRLSSFVTKGYRTRRLAVDYSVPLIIDIKCTKLFVEALGQIGAAPPLKMHVDCMTSQKLIRLPGLIDVHVHLREPGGTHKEDFASGTAAALAGGVTMVCAMPNTSPAVTDATSFALAQKLAEAGARCDFALFLGASPDNAGTLGPLAGAAAGLKMYLNDTFSSLRMDDVSLWMEHLEQWPRHLPIVAHAERQTVAAVLMVAQLYQRPVHICHVARREEILLIKAAKQRGIPVTCEVAPHHLFLSQGDLGRLGKGRAAVRPELGTRRDVEALWENMDIIDCFATDHAPHTLEEKQGQEPPPGYPGLETMLPLLLTAVSEGRLSVEDIVQRLYENPRKIFGLPAQEDTYVEVDLEQEWIIPSSTVFSKARWTPFEGMQVKGTVRRVVLRGEVAYIDGQVLVPPGYGQDVRKWTSGAALLPHVAPSKETVRPPEQSRPVAGDALRGRAPSPRRPGPAGDARFHLPPRIHRASDPELPAEDTREKGSRKAAEPDSAVVQDSHFHPLGPVPRQASPQRAPHFQTSPLLHPLVGQHVLSVRQFSKEQLSHLFNVAHTLRMLVQKERSLDILKGKVMATMFYEASTRTSSSFAAAMSRLGGSVLSFCEATSSVQKGESLADSVQTMCCYADVLVLRHPQPGAVELAARHCRKPVINAGDGVGEHPTQALLDIFTIREELGTVNGMTITMVGDLKHGRTVHSLARLLTLYRVHLRYVTPAELRMPADITSFVASRGIQQEEFGSIEEALPDTDVLYVTRIQKERFQRAEDYEACFGKFILTPHIMTRAKERMVVMHPLPRVNEISVEVDSDPRAAYFRQAENGMYIRMALLATVLGRY, encoded by the exons ATGGCCcggctggtgctgcaggacgGGTCGGTGCTGCCCGGCCGCCCCTTCGGGGCCGTcggggccgccgccgcggggGAAGTCG TGTTCCAGACCGGCATGGTGGGGTACCCCGAGGCCCTCACCGACCCCTCGTACAAGGCGCAGATCCTGGTGCTTACCTACCCGCTGGTCGGTAACTACGGCGTGCCCCGGGACGAGCCCGACGCCTTCGGCCTCAGCAGG TGGTTTGAGTCCAGCAAGATCCACGTGGCTGCGCTGGTGGTGGGCGAGTGCTCAGAGACCCCCAGCCACTGGAGCGCATCCCAGTCCCTGGACCAGTGGCTGAAGGAGCAGAGCATCCCCGGGCTGGAAG GGGTGGACACCCGGGCGCTGACAAAGAAGATCCGCGAGAAGGGGACGCTGCTGGGGAAGCTGGTGCCGGATGGGACCCCCGAGGGGAGCCTCTCCTTTGAGGACCCCAACGTGAGGCACCTGGTGCAGGAGGTGTCGCTGAAG gcgCCACGAGTGTTCAACCCGGGCGGGTCCCTGCGTGTCACCGCCCTCGACTGCGGCCTGAAGAACAACCAGATACGGTGCCTGTGCAAGCGGGGGGCCACTGTCACTGTGGTGCCCTGGGACCACCCGCTGGACCCTGCAG ACTTTGACGGGCTGTTCATCAGCAATGGCCCTGGAgacccacagctctgccaggagacAGTGTCCAGCCTACGCCAGCTGCTGGATGCACCCCAGCCCAAGCCCAtttttggcatctgcctgggccacCAGCTGCTTGCCCTGGCCCTCGGTGCCTCTACCTACAAGATGAA GTACGGGAACCGCGGGCACAACCAGCCCTGCGTGCACGAGGACACGCGGCGCTGCTTCATCACGGCGCAGAACCACGGCTTCGCCGTGCGCGCGGGCAGCCTCCCGCCCGCCTGGCTGCCGCTCTTCACCAACGCCAACGACGCCTCCAACGAGGGCCTCGTGCACCAGAACAAGCCCTTCTTCAG TGTCCAGTTCCACCCCGAGCACTGTGCCGGCCCCACCGACCTGGAGGGTCTCTTTGATGTCTTCGTGGAGGCGGCACGGGACCTGCGGGACGGGCAGGGCAGCGCCAGGACAG TGCGGGAGCGCCTGCAGGAGTGGCTGACCTACACCAAGGCACCGGCGGGGGACTTGGAGGCAGCCCGGCCCCGCAAAGTGCTGATCCTGGGCTCCGGTGGCCTTTCCATTGGGCAAGCAGGCGAGTTCGATTACTCAGGGTCACAG GCCATCAAAGCGCTGAAGGAGGAGAACATCCAGACCGTGCTGATCAACCCCAACATTGCCACAGTGCAGACCTCCAAGGGACTGGCAGACAAGGTGTACTTCCTGCCCATCACCCCTGAGTACGTCACCCAG GTGATCAGGAACGAGCGGCCAGATGGGGTGCTGCTGACCTTCGGGGGGCAGACAGCCCTCAACTGTGGCGTGGAGCTGACCAAGGCGGGTGTCCTGGAGCGGTACCGCGTGCGGGTGCTGGGCACCCCCGTGGCCTCCATTGAGATGACAGAGGATCGCAAGGTCTTCGTGGAGAAGATGGAGGAGATCGGGGAGCACGTGGCGCCCAGCgaggctgctgcctccctggagCAG gcGCAGGCTGCAGCTGAGCGCTTGGGGTACCCGGTGCTGGTGCGCTCCGCCTACGCCCTGGGGGGGCTGGGCTCCGGCTTCGCCAACAACCGGGaggagctggtggctctggtgagCCAGGCCTTCACCCACACCTCCCAGGTGCTGGTGGACAAGTCCCTGAAAGGCTGGAAGGAGATCGAGTACGAGGTGGTGCGGGATGCCTACAACAACTGCATCACG GTGTGCAACATGGAGAACCTGGACCCGCTGGGGATCCACACGGGCGAGTCCATTGTGGTGGCACCCAGCCAGACCCTCAATGACACCGAGTACTTCATGCTGAGGCGCACAGCCATCAAGGTGGTGCAGCACCTGGGCATCGTGGGCGAGTGCAACATCCAGTTTGCCCTCAACCCCGAGTCAGAGCAG TACTACATCATCGAGGTGAACGCCCGGCTCTCCCGCAGCTCGGCCCTGGCCAGCAAGGCCACTGGCTACCCGCTGGCCTACGTGGCTGCCAAACTTGCCTTGGgcatccccctgccc CTCCTCAGGAACTCGGTCACCAACTCCACCACGGCCAGCTTTGAGCCCAGCCTGGACTACTGCGTGGTGAAGATCCCGCGCTGGGACCTCAGCAAGTTCCTGCGTGTCAGCACCAAGATTGGCAGCTCCATGAAGAGCGTGG GGGAGGTCATGGCCATTGGGAGGAACTTTGAGGAGGCGTTCCAGAAGGCTCTGAGGATGGTGGACGAGAACTGCGTGGGCTTTGATCACACGGTGAAGCCGGTCTCAGACATG gagctggagacGCCGACGGACAAGCGGATCTTCGTGCTGGCAGCGGCGCTGCGGGCCGGCTACTCCATCGAGCGGCTCTATGAGCTGACCAAGATTGACCGCTGGTTCCTGCACAAGATGAAGAACATCACGGACCACGCGGTGCTGCTGGAGTCCTACCGTGGCCAGCAGGGCACCATGCCCCCCGCCGTGCTCCAGCGCGCCAAGCAGCTCGGCTTCTCGGACAAGCAGGTGGCGCTGGCCGTGCTCAG CACCGAGCTGGCCGTGAGGAAGATGCGGCGTGACCTGAAGATCCTGCCGGTGGTGAAGCAGATCGACACTGTGGCAGCAGAGTGGCCAGCCCAAACCAACTACCTGTACCTGACCTACAACGGCTCAGAGCACGACCTGGCCTTCCGCGAGCCCCACGTCATGGTCATCGGCTCGGGCGTCTACCGCATCGGCAGCAGCGTGGAGTTTGACTGGTGTGCTGTCGGCTGCATCCAGGAGCTCCGCAAG ATGGGCTTCAAGACAATCATGGTGAACTACAACCCTGAGACAGTGAGCACCGATTATGACATGTGTGACCGCCTCTACTTCGACGAGATTTCCTTTGAG GTAGTGATGGACATCTACGAGCTGGAGAACCCTGAGGGCGTGATCCTGTCCATGGGTGGGCAGCTGCCCAATAACATCGCCATGGCCCTGCACCGGCAGCAGTGCCGCATCCTGGGCACCTCCCCGGAGGCCATCGACTCCGCCGAGAACCGCTTCAAGTTCTCCCGCCTGCTCGACTCCATCGGCATcagccagcccctctggaaGGAGCTCTCCAACATGGAG TCAGCCAAGCACTTCTGCTGCAAGGTGGGGTACCCCTGCGTCGTGCGCCCTTCCTACGTGCTGAGCGGGGCTGCCATGAACGTGGCGTACTCGGACAGCGACCTGGAGAAGTTCCTGAGCAACGCCGTAGCTGTGTCCAAGGAGCAGCCTGTTGTCATTTCCAAGTTCATCCAGGAGGCCAAG GAGATCGACGTGGACGCGGTGGCCTGTGATGGCGTGGTGGTGGCCATCGCCATCTCAGAGCACGTGGAGAACGCTGGGGTGCACTCGGGTGATGCCACACTGGTGACCCCCCCGCAGGACATCACCCCCAAGACACTGGAGCGCATCAAGGCCATTGTGCACGCCattgggcaggagctgcaggtcaCAGGGCCCTTCAACCTGCAGCTCATCGCCAAG GATGACCAGCTGAAGGTGATAGAGTGCAATGTTCGTGTCTCCCGCTCATTCCCCTTCGTCTCCAAGACTCTGGGTGTGGACTTGGTGGCTCTGGCCAGCCAGGTGATCATGGGTGAGGATGTGGAGCCTGTGGGGCTCATGACGGGCACAGGCATCGTTGGTGTCAAG gtgccccagtTCTCCTTCTCACGCCTGGCGGGCGCAGATGTGGTGCTGGGTGTGGAGATGACCAGCACGGGCGAGGTTGCCTGCTTTGGGGAGAACCGCTGCGAGGCGTACCTGAAGGCCATGCTCAGCACCGGCTTCAAGATCCCCAAGAAGAACATTCTGCTGACCATCGGCAGCTACAAG AACAAGAGTGAGCTGCTGCCCACGGTGCGGACGCTGGAGAGCCTCGGCTACAACCTGTATGCCAGCCTTGGCACCGCCGACTTCTACACCGAGCATGGCATCAAG GTGAAGGCTGTGGACTGGCACTTCGAGGAGGCTGACAGCAGTGAGGCTGGTGCCCGGGAGAGCCAGCGCAGCATCCTGGACTACCTGGCCGAGAACCACTTTGAGATGGTCATTAACCTGTCCATGCGCAACTCGGGGGGCCGCCGCCTCTCCTCCTTTGTCACCAAGGGCTACCGCACCCGGCGCCTGGCTGTCGACTACTCCGTGCCCCTCATCATCGACATCAAGTGCACAAAGCTCTTCGTAGAG GCACTGGGCCAGATTGGGGCGGCCCCCCCACTGAAGATGCACGTGGACTGCATGACCTCCCAGAAGCTCATCCGTCTGCCAG GCCTGATCGATGTCCACGTCCACCTCCGTGAGCCGGGTGGCACCCACAAGGAGGACTttgcatcaggcacagcagccGCCCTGGCCGGGGGTGTCACCATGGTGTGTGCCATGCCCaacaccagccctgctgtcaccGATGCCACCTCTTTCGCCTTGGCACAGAAG ctggctgaggctggggccCGCTGCGATTTTGCTCTCTTCCTGGGGGCTTCCCCGGACAATGCTGGCACTCTGGGCCCCCTGGCTGGGGCAGCCGCCGGGCTCAAGATGTACCTGAACGACACCTTCTCCAGCCTGCGGATGGACGACGTGTCCCTGTGGATGGAG cacctggagcagtGGCCACGGCACCTGCCCATCGTGGCACACGCGGAGCGGCAGACGGTGGCCGCCGTGCTGATGGTGGCCCAGCTGTACCAGCGCCCCGTCCACATCTGCCACGTGGCCCGCAGGGAGGAG ATCCTCCTCATCAAGGCGGCCAAGCAGAGAGGGATCCCGGTGACGTGCGAGGTGGCCCCGCACCACCTCTTCCTGAGCCAGGGCGACCTGGGCCGCCTGGGGAAGGGCCGTGCAGCCGTGcggccagagctgggcacccGCCGGGACGTGGAGGCGCTCTGGGAGAACATGGACATCATCGACTGCTTTGCCACTGACCACG ctccccacacgctggaggagaagcaggggcaggagccacCCCCTGGGTACCCTGGCCTGGAGACgatgctgccactgctgctgacgGCCGTCTCTGAGGGGAGGCTCAGCGTGGAGGACATCGTGCAGCGCCTCTATGAGAACCCTCGCAAGATCTTTGGGCTGCCGGCGCAGGAGGACACCTACGTGGAG GTGGacctggagcaggaatggatcatccccagcagcacagtctTCTCCAAGGCCCGTTGGACCCCCTTCGAGGGCATGCAGGTCAAGGGCACCGTGCGGAGGGTGGTCCTGCGTGGGGAGGTTGCCTACATCGATGGGCAG gtgctggtgcCCCCTGGCTACGGACAGGATGTGAGGAAGTGGACCtcaggagctgcactgctgccacaCGTTGCCCCCAGCAAGGAGACTGTGAGG CCCCCCGAGCAGTCCCGGCCCGTGGCTGGTGACGCGCTGCGTGGACGAGCCCCCAGCCcgcgccggcccggccccgcgggtgACGCGCGCTTCCACCTGCCGCCCCGCATCCACCGAGCCTCGGACCCCGAGCTGCCAG cTGAGGACACGCGtgagaagggcagcaggaaggcagcGGAACCGG ATTCAGCCGTGGTCCAGGACAGCCACTTCCACCCGCTGGGCCCTGTCCCACGCCAGGCGTCCCCTCAGCGTGCCCCCCACTTCCAGACCTCCCCGCTGCTGCACCCCCTGGTCGGGCAGCACGTCCTCTCTGTGCGGCAGTTCTCCAAGGAGCAG CTGTCCCATCTGTTCAACGTGGCACACACCCTGCGCATGCTGGTGCAGAAGGAGCGCAGCCTGGACATCCTCAAG GGGAAGGTGATGGCCACCATGTTCTACGAGGCGAGCACGCGGACCAGCAGCTCCTTCGCGGCAGCCATGAGCCGGCTGGGGGGCTCCGTGCTGTCCTTCTGCGAGGCCACCTCCTCGGTGCAGAAGGGCGAGTCGCTGGCTGACTCCGTGCAGACCATGTGCTGCTACGCCGACGTGCTGGTGCTGCGGCACCCCCAGCCCGGCGCCGTCGAG ctggccGCCAGGCACTGCCGCAAGCCGGTGATCAACGCGGGGGATGGCGTGGGCGAGCACCCCACGCAGGCACTGCTGGACATCTTCACCATCCGCGAGGAGCTGGGCACCGTCAACGGCATGACG ATCACCATGGTGGGGGACCTGAAGCACGGGCGCACGGTGCACTCCCTGGCCCGCCTGCTCACCCTGTACCGCGTGCACCTGCGCTACGTCACGCCTGCCGAGCTCCGCATGCCCGCCGACATCACCAGCTTCGTGGCCTCCAGGGGCATCCAGCAG gaggagTTTGGGAGCATCGAGGAGGCGCTGCCAGACACAGACGTGCTGTACGTGACCCGCATCCAGAAGGAGCGCTTCCAGCGGGCTGAGGACTACGAGGCT TGCTTCGGGAAGTTCATCCTCACACCCCACATCATGACCCGGGCCAAGGAGAGGATGGTGGTGATGCACCCCCTGCCCCGTGTCAACGAGATCAG CGTGGAGGTGGACTCGGACCCGCGCGCCGCGTACTTCCGGCAGGCGGAGAACGGCATGTACATTCGGATGGCGCTGCTGGCCACGGTGCTGGGCCGCTACTGA